The Dunckerocampus dactyliophorus isolate RoL2022-P2 chromosome 1, RoL_Ddac_1.1, whole genome shotgun sequence genome has a segment encoding these proteins:
- the cd40 gene encoding tumor necrosis factor receptor superfamily member 5 isoform X2, with amino-acid sequence MSRCSILSLTMKKMITMLIMWTFTEMTAAQPLCDPLTQYQRNGECCQMCPPGTSMSSLGTCAEPMCRICDEDEYQDTFTVEANCKRQPYCDPNKNLEFVKEKSKTEKSACACQHGFHCSSDACLTCVPHSSCGPGWGPLVEGNQTHDTVCRRCPEGTFSSKSSWDAVCVRWTECESGYHVGQSGSDKSDVVCEKSQRQHAVIAIIVVLLVVGVALIAAAKIWFSRGRKEESKGKGCVEACVQCDNDPPREEKALLDRQTADAVPEADMPQPSMEEGGTGVPEENEDGPNLAVTGGLLFTDNGNYVTQENGKSEVLSRQESQSGTLLSEKSL; translated from the exons ATGAGTAGATGTTCAATTCTCTCCCTGACAATGAAGAAAATGATAACGATGCTAATCATGTGGACATTCACG GAGATGACAGCAGCTCAGCCTCTGTGCGACCCGCTAACTCAGTACCAACGAAACGGAGAGTGTTGTCAAATGTGTCCACCAG GCACCAGCATGTCTTCGTTGGGAACTTGCGCGGAGCCCATGTGCCGCATCTGTGACGAGGACGAGTATCAGGACACGTTCACCGTAGAGGCCAATTGTAAACGTCAACCATACTGCGACCCAA ATAAAAACCTTGAGTTCGTAAAGGAGAAGAGTAAAACGGAAAAGAGCGCGTGCGCTTGTCAACATGGATTCCACTGCTCCAGCGACGCCTGCCTCACCTGCGTCCCGCACAGCTCCTGTGGGCCCGGGTGGGGGCCGCTGGTTGAAG GGAATCAAACCCACGACACGGTGTGCCGTAGATGTCCTGAAGGCACGTTTTCTAGCAAGAGCTCGTGGGACGCCGTCTGTGTACGATGGACCGA GTGTGAGAGCGGGTACCACGTCGGGCAAAGCGGATCGGACAAATCAGACGTGGTTTGCG AGAAAAGCCAGCGTCAGCATGCCGTCATCGCCATCATTGTAGTTTTACTTGTGGTTGGGGTCGCCCTCATAGCGGCAGCCAAGATCTGGTTCTCCAGAG gTCGAAAAGAGGAGTCAAAAGGAAAG GGCTGCGTTGAGGCATGTGTGCAGTGTGACAATGACCCCCCCAGAGAAGAGAAAGCCCTCCTTGACAGGCAAACCGCTGACGCGGTCCCAGAAGCCGACATGCCGCAGCCTTCGATGGAGGAAGGCGGCACGGGGGTTCCTGAGGAAAACGAGGACGGTCCGAACCTGGCGGTCACTGGAGGTCTTCTTTTCACAGATAACGGAAACTACGTGACGCAGGAGAACGGTAAAAGCGAAGTCCTCTCCCGCCAGGAATCTCAAAGCGGGACTTTGTTGAGTGAAAAGTCTTTGTGA
- the cd40 gene encoding tumor necrosis factor receptor superfamily member 5 isoform X1: MSRCSILSLTMKKMITMLIMWTFTEMTAAQPLCDPLTQYQRNGECCQMCPPGTSMSSLGTCAEPMCRICDEDEYQDTFTVEANCKRQPYCDPNKNLEFVKEKSKTEKSACACQHGFHCSSDACLTCVPHSSCGPGWGPLVEGNQTHDTVCRRCPEGTFSSKSSWDAVCVRWTENGVSRRLEPKMRETTCESGYHVGQSGSDKSDVVCEKSQRQHAVIAIIVVLLVVGVALIAAAKIWFSRGRKEESKGKGCVEACVQCDNDPPREEKALLDRQTADAVPEADMPQPSMEEGGTGVPEENEDGPNLAVTGGLLFTDNGNYVTQENGKSEVLSRQESQSGTLLSEKSL, encoded by the exons ATGAGTAGATGTTCAATTCTCTCCCTGACAATGAAGAAAATGATAACGATGCTAATCATGTGGACATTCACG GAGATGACAGCAGCTCAGCCTCTGTGCGACCCGCTAACTCAGTACCAACGAAACGGAGAGTGTTGTCAAATGTGTCCACCAG GCACCAGCATGTCTTCGTTGGGAACTTGCGCGGAGCCCATGTGCCGCATCTGTGACGAGGACGAGTATCAGGACACGTTCACCGTAGAGGCCAATTGTAAACGTCAACCATACTGCGACCCAA ATAAAAACCTTGAGTTCGTAAAGGAGAAGAGTAAAACGGAAAAGAGCGCGTGCGCTTGTCAACATGGATTCCACTGCTCCAGCGACGCCTGCCTCACCTGCGTCCCGCACAGCTCCTGTGGGCCCGGGTGGGGGCCGCTGGTTGAAG GGAATCAAACCCACGACACGGTGTGCCGTAGATGTCCTGAAGGCACGTTTTCTAGCAAGAGCTCGTGGGACGCCGTCTGTGTACGATGGACCGA gaacggagtgagccgcagGTTGGAACCCAAGATGCGTGAGACGAC GTGTGAGAGCGGGTACCACGTCGGGCAAAGCGGATCGGACAAATCAGACGTGGTTTGCG AGAAAAGCCAGCGTCAGCATGCCGTCATCGCCATCATTGTAGTTTTACTTGTGGTTGGGGTCGCCCTCATAGCGGCAGCCAAGATCTGGTTCTCCAGAG gTCGAAAAGAGGAGTCAAAAGGAAAG GGCTGCGTTGAGGCATGTGTGCAGTGTGACAATGACCCCCCCAGAGAAGAGAAAGCCCTCCTTGACAGGCAAACCGCTGACGCGGTCCCAGAAGCCGACATGCCGCAGCCTTCGATGGAGGAAGGCGGCACGGGGGTTCCTGAGGAAAACGAGGACGGTCCGAACCTGGCGGTCACTGGAGGTCTTCTTTTCACAGATAACGGAAACTACGTGACGCAGGAGAACGGTAAAAGCGAAGTCCTCTCCCGCCAGGAATCTCAAAGCGGGACTTTGTTGAGTGAAAAGTCTTTGTGA
- the irx7 gene encoding iroquois homeobox 7: MPASPADFGAFLVDRSVQGLGLGPPGYQLPVLGVQQQLAAMAAGVPVSYSGLHGYNLIHLAAPPHHQRHVTHMGNAFDLKTTAASPYHHALLARGGPFFSPYRPGPVEEPGRGGAKVATRESTGALKAWLSEHLKNPYPTKGEKVMLAIITKMSLTQVSTWFANARRRLKKENRVSWASSRSKSDEEDEEQESDEEEEEEEEEEPLRRCGDEEQQPEVRTQEKTSEVTEPQPAASPLDGKDTPKPKIWSLAETATSAPVKTERTYQTAGRVWAEWASRGALLVPAPYAQIH; this comes from the exons ATGCCAGCCTCACCAGCCGACTTTGGAGCCTTCTTAGTGGACCGTAGCGTGCAGGGCCTGGGTCTGGGCCCCCCCGGCTACCAGCTTCCGGTTTTGGGGGTCCAGCAGCAGCTGGCGGCCATGGCGGCCGGCGTCCCCGTCTCTTACTCGGGACTACACGGATACAACCTGATCCACTTGGcggcccccccccaccaccagcgACACGTCACACACATG GGCAACGCCTTCGACCTGAAGACCACAGCCGCCTCCCCCTACCACCATGCCCTTCTGGCCCGCGGCGGCCCCTTCTTCTCGCCATACCGGCCCGGACCGGTGGAGGAGCCCGGGCGCGGAGGGGCCAAGGTGGCCACCCGTGAGAGCACGGGGGCGCTGAAGGCGTGGCTGAGCGAGCACCTGAAGAACCCGTACCCCACCAAGGGCGAGAAGGTCATGCTGGCCATCATCACCAAGATGAGCCTGACGCAGGTCTCCACCTGGTTCGCCAACGCCCGCCGCCGCCTCAAGAAGGAGAACCGGGTCAGCTGGGCCTCGTCCAGGTCCAAATCtgacgaggaggacgaggagcaGGAGagcgatgaggaggaggaggaggaggaggaggaagagcctCTGAGGAGATGTGGTGACGAGGAGCAGCAGCCTGAGGTCAGAACACAGGAGAAAACCTCGGAGGTGACGGAGCCCCAGCCGGCGGCGTCCCCTCTGGACGGCAAAGACACACCCAAGCCCAAAATCTGGTCGCTGGCTGAGACCGCCACGTCAGCGCCGGTGAAGACGGAGCGCACGTACCAGACCGCCGGGAGGGTGTGGGCAGAGTGGGCCTCCAGGGGCGCCCTGCTGGTCCCCGCCCCATACGCCCAAATCCACTGA